A window of Kineococcus sp. NBC_00420 genomic DNA:
CGCGAACCCGACGAGCACGAGCCCGAAGCCCATCACCAGGTTCCAGTTGTTCCAGCCCGGCACGGGCAGCAGCGCGCCCGACAGGTAGAACACGACGATCCAGAGCAGGCCGACGACCATCAGGCCGACCATCGTCCAGATCCACCAGCGCGGCGTGAGCTGGTTCTTGCGCTTCACGGCCCGGTCGGCGTCGGCGACCGCGTCGACCTGGCCCTTCCGGCCCTTGCGACCCTTGGCCGGCGTGTCGTTCACGGCGTCGACACTCGACTCCGTGTCGTCGGACTCCTTGCGGCGGGGCACGTCGACCTCCAGTAGGGGGTGGGGCCGGGACACGTGGTGCGCCCCTCTGGTTAGCGTAGTGCGACGATCGGTGTGCGGTCGGTTCACTGGGGGGTGCACGTGGTGGGTGGTCCACCCTGGCGACGGTCCGCTCGACGACCGACCGCCCGGCGACTGGCCGTCGCCGGCGTCTTCGCGCTGGCCGGGTTGCTCTTCGCCACCAGCGCCCAGACCTCGCGCGGGACCGACCTGCGCTCCGAGAACGCCGACCTCGGCTCCCTCGTCGCCCAGCGCTCCCGCGAGAACGAACAGCGCTCCGCCCAGGTCTCCGCGCTGCGCGGCGAGGTCGACACCCTCACCCGCGACGCCGGCAGCAGCGCCGGCACCGGCGGTGACCCGCTGCAGGACACCGGGCTGGGCACCACCTCCGGGGCGCTCGCGGTCACCGGGCCGGGGGTCACGGTCACCCTCGACGACGCCCCGACGAGCGAACCGCGACCGGCCGGCGCGGCCCCCGACGACCTCGTCGTGCACCAGCAGGACGTGGAGGCCGTCGTCAACGCGCTGTGGGCCGGTGGCGCCGAGGCGATGATGATCATGGACCAGCGGATCGTGTCGACCTCGGCCGTGCGCTGCGTCGGCAACGTCCTCGTCCTGCAGGGTCGCACCTACTCCCCGCCGTACCGGATCAGCGCCATCGGCGACGTCGACGCCCTGCGCTCCGGCCTCGCGCGCTCGAGCGCGATCTCGATCTACCAGGAGTACGTCAGCGCCTACGGTCTCGGCTACCAGGTCTCCGCCGGGAAGGACCTGCAGCTGCCCGCCTTCGACGGGACCACGAGCACGACCTACGCGAAGGCCGGTGCCGGGTGATCCGCCGGATCACCTCGGTGGTCGGGGAACTGCTCGTCACGGCCGGGGTGCTCACGCTCCTCTTCGTCGTCTGGCAGCTGTACTGGACCGACCTGACCTCCGGACGCGTGCAGGCCGCGACCGTCACGTCCCTGGAGCAGCAGTGGGACGCGACCCCGGCGCCCAGTGCCTCTGCGTCCGCCCCGGCCGCCGCCCCGACGGTGGACGTCGACCAGACCCCGCCCACGGGCGACGCGTTCGCGATCGTCTACGTCCCGCGCTTCGGCAGCGACTACGCCGTCCCCGTCGTCGAGGGCACCGGCACCGCGGAGCTCCAGGAGGGCATCGGGCACTACGCCGACGCCGCGCTCCCCGGCCAGGTCGGCAACTTCGCCATCGCCGGTCACCGCGTGACCTACGGCAAGCCGTTCAACCTCATCGCCGACCTGCAGGACGGCGACGCCGTCGTCGTGGCG
This region includes:
- a CDS encoding cell division protein CrgA: MSRPHPLLEVDVPRRKESDDTESSVDAVNDTPAKGRKGRKGQVDAVADADRAVKRKNQLTPRWWIWTMVGLMVVGLLWIVVFYLSGALLPVPGWNNWNLVMGFGLVLVGFAMTTRWR
- a CDS encoding DUF881 domain-containing protein, with amino-acid sequence MGGPPWRRSARRPTARRLAVAGVFALAGLLFATSAQTSRGTDLRSENADLGSLVAQRSRENEQRSAQVSALRGEVDTLTRDAGSSAGTGGDPLQDTGLGTTSGALAVTGPGVTVTLDDAPTSEPRPAGAAPDDLVVHQQDVEAVVNALWAGGAEAMMIMDQRIVSTSAVRCVGNVLVLQGRTYSPPYRISAIGDVDALRSGLARSSAISIYQEYVSAYGLGYQVSAGKDLQLPAFDGTTSTTYAKAGAG
- a CDS encoding class E sortase, with product MIRRITSVVGELLVTAGVLTLLFVVWQLYWTDLTSGRVQAATVTSLEQQWDATPAPSASASAPAAAPTVDVDQTPPTGDAFAIVYVPRFGSDYAVPVVEGTGTAELQEGIGHYADAALPGQVGNFAIAGHRVTYGKPFNLIADLQDGDAVVVATATQWFTYRVQSHEIVSPKQVSVIAPVPDQPGATPTQAWLTMTACHPMHSARQRYVVHALLESVQDRSAGPPASLAAVGQG